One stretch of Cohnella algarum DNA includes these proteins:
- a CDS encoding sn-glycerol-1-phosphate dehydrogenase, giving the protein MNGIKEKIAAAARQLGNEATVGFPEAVVVEAGAQSRVAPFMKERGYGRPLLVADEHTLAAAGRTVAAGLAGAGFPENATLVKPNAQGDVVADEASIVQVILDLQKSGADAIVVAGSGTLHDIARYAAYTTRLPFVSVPTAASVDGFASRGAPILIRGEKITVQAIGPTAIFADLAVMSRAPAALTAAGFADMLGKYTSLFDWKFGSLTAGEPYNEAVAGITEQALRDCVEHADLIGRRTEDGIRVLTEALIDSGLAMLVFGQSHPASGAEHHLSHYWEMEYIRTGKRQLLHGAKVGAACAEIAGLYRGLEMGEYAPNEAAAAELRGALRDIPDPDALRGLLRRVGGPSSVSELGVSGELLARSLREAHRVRPNRFTLLRAYNEKKAAGQQKPVR; this is encoded by the coding sequence ATGAACGGAATAAAAGAAAAAATCGCCGCCGCCGCCAGGCAGCTCGGCAACGAGGCGACGGTCGGCTTTCCGGAAGCCGTCGTCGTCGAAGCGGGAGCGCAGAGCCGGGTCGCTCCTTTCATGAAGGAGCGCGGGTACGGGCGTCCGCTGCTCGTCGCGGACGAACATACGCTGGCCGCAGCAGGAAGGACGGTCGCGGCCGGCCTTGCCGGGGCGGGCTTTCCCGAGAATGCGACGCTTGTGAAGCCGAACGCGCAGGGAGACGTCGTCGCGGACGAGGCTTCGATCGTCCAGGTTATCCTCGACTTGCAGAAGTCGGGCGCGGACGCGATCGTCGTTGCGGGCTCCGGAACGCTGCACGATATCGCGAGGTATGCGGCCTATACGACGCGGCTCCCGTTCGTGTCCGTCCCTACGGCCGCCTCGGTGGACGGCTTTGCGTCCAGAGGAGCGCCGATCTTGATCCGCGGGGAGAAAATCACCGTGCAGGCGATCGGGCCGACGGCGATTTTCGCGGATTTGGCCGTGATGAGCCGGGCGCCCGCCGCTTTGACCGCGGCCGGATTCGCCGACATGCTCGGCAAATATACGTCCCTGTTCGATTGGAAGTTCGGCAGCTTGACGGCCGGCGAACCCTATAACGAAGCGGTGGCCGGCATTACGGAGCAGGCGCTGCGCGATTGCGTCGAGCATGCGGACCTCATCGGCCGCCGGACCGAAGACGGCATTCGCGTGTTGACCGAAGCGCTGATCGACTCCGGGCTGGCCATGCTCGTCTTCGGGCAATCCCATCCGGCCTCCGGCGCCGAGCATCATCTGTCCCATTACTGGGAGATGGAGTACATCCGGACGGGAAAGCGGCAGCTGCTGCACGGAGCGAAGGTCGGGGCGGCCTGCGCCGAAATCGCCGGCCTTTATCGCGGGCTCGAGATGGGGGAGTATGCCCCGAACGAGGCGGCGGCCGCCGAGCTGCGCGGCGCCTTGCGGGACATTCCGGACCCGGACGCCCTGCGCGGGCTGCTGCGCCGGGTCGGAGGCCCTTCCTCCGTATCCGAGCTGGGCGTGAGCGGCGAGCTTCTGGCCAGAAGCTTGCGGGAAGCGCACCGGGTTCGCCCGAACCGGTTCACGCTGCTTCGGGCTTATAATGAAAAGAAGGCGGCGGGACAGCAAAAACCGGTTCGATAA